The sequence CCCGCTGATTATGTGTTTGGTCTGGCTGGATTACTGATGTCACCAGTAACATCTATACTGCCATTTAAAACGGACTCTTTAAACGTATTTGTTGGTTGTAGATAAGTCATGCCTGCATTTTGCTTAGGCGGGAAATCTGGGTGGAAACTTACGACACAAAAGGAAACCTTTCTTACCCCTACGCCGTAACTTTAATATTAAGTCATCTGCCTGACAGGTAGTTACATTTCCCAGGAGGTCGGGTTACGTCAGGTTACGTAGAAGATTACAGCGTGGAGTTAAGAGGGGTTTCCAGTTACGTCATATGTTACGGTGAAGCATAATTTTTTAACTTTCACACAGCAAAAATGAATAAGAGCAATCATGACACTTAATCTACTTTCgtttttttattgcattataACTGCTGGATTTACTGTTAATACAATCTACTGATTGATTGTTATGTTAATGCAATTAATGCCAATACAAGTGAACCAGCAGGGCGGTGCCTTGATGTGCAGGCACATTTTTAATCCCAAtctcaaaaaatatatatatttttagctcaagagttaatttttttcctggttaaataacggttaataataataatttactaTCATCCTTATTAACCTGTTGACTCTTGACTGATTGGCTTGCGTCACCTGCATGCATAAGAAGCCAGAGAAGGGAAGGCATGGGGTTCGACTCGCACTATTAATTATTAGTTTGGTTTGGATTTATAAGCagtcttgtttttaatgttagttttattatttttgtttattaaatgaGGAGAAATGCTGAATCTAACTATTGTGGGGTTGGTTTGCATTGTTACTCTTTCGTTTGCTTTTGCCGGGGCTCCAGTCTCacttatttgtgtttgtttgcatctttaaaatgcttaaaatgcaGCAGTGTAGTGCGTCACATATTTTAGGTTCCTCTGAGCCACGTATTTAAGGACTGAAACAACGTGTAAGCTACCGAAAGGCTCTAGAGCCAAAGCTTCAGTAggatttttctcttttactcACTACACTTACTTTGTTTATATTACGCTAAATATTAAACGTGCAAAACCTGAACAAAAGTCTGCTGTAGAGCCAGGTATTCAACAATCTAATTCCATCTTTGGTGTTCATAATTAGCTTTTATTTGTGAGTTGCTTATAAAACAGCTTTCAAGTGAGGTCACCATTAAGCACTGCATGTCCAGTAGATGGTAGCCAAACCAGAGCGAAGTAACGTTAATCAGCTAGCAGCCTTTCACATGTGGTGACATTTGAAAAACAGtaacagtcatttaaaaaaaaatcactcaaaCTTTTCAtccactggggaaaaaaataaattcttcaTCACTTAACAGGAAGCAGGCATATTTTTACTTAACAAAATGATAGATCATACTATATCATATACTTTTATTAGCTGACTACCTCTAGTTGATTCTGGCTACCAACATGCCATGCCACATTTGGACGCTCTTATGCAGAAAGttgtgatgataaaaatgtcaattaaagcaaactttaaaaaaaaaaaacaaacaaacactgaaagtCTTAACAGGTCTTACACTATCAAAAGGACCATGCCCACACCACAAAGCTGAGCTGAACTCAACTGGACATACCCAGGTCCATTTTAACATCTGAATAGTCCTATAAAGTTGGATTGGAAAACTACAGACAAATGGAAAGTGCACAATGAGCTGTGGGGAAGCAAAGTGGTGCATTTGCATCAAGTTCAAAGACTTTTAGTTTAAAATGAGGATATTCCACGACTGTGTGTCAGTCTACTTCTAGCTCAGCTCAGCGACAGTGTGAATAAGGTCAGCAAGGCCTCGTCACgccatgatgacatcacagggGCAGGTAATGCCCTTGTCAAAACAGCTGTCTGATACTTATTAACAGTACATCACAGAGTGTATAAACAAAGTATGTTACTTTACCGATACACACTTAAAACAGTAGGGTTAAGTGCCTTCTAGACTTAAGGagataaatgttaaaattcttTAGTGTTAACATTAACTACTTTTTAAAAGCAACTACAAACTATATGTGGTTTATATTTTCTATATTAGATTAACAAaatcattttatcatttttgacCAAAAAGGAAGAAACTAGCAGCCAAAAACATCCACTTACTTGTCTTGGAAGTATTTTTTCTGACAAGTGAGGACAGACAAGAGGTATACTGAAGACGATCAAAAAGCAAAACTTTGTCTTcaccaaaaaaacataaaatcatcaAAAAAGTGAAAGTGCGGTGAAAGAAACGTGAACTGTTCCTTTAAAAGTTCTTATTGCTCACAGTCTTGTACAAAGAGGAACAAAAAAACGGGGGGGGGAAGCCACGTGGCAatcctaaaaacaacaacaacaaaaaacctgaAGATGGGActcccagtgtgtgtttgtgtgtgtgtttgtgtgtttgtgtggaccAGGCTGTCCCAGCTGAAAAACTGACAAACTGTAGAAGctggagaaaaaaagtgaagaaagCTAGGGAGGGGTGGCGGGATGGATGGAGTAAGGGAGTGGTAGTAgtagaaagaggaggagggggtagaaaagtgctgctgctgttgttggagAAGAGTTCAGGTGGTTTTGTCCTCTACCTTGTACCCTGCGGTGGCTTTCTGGGATGCAGAGTGGCGCTGGCTGCCGTCTTTTCCCGTTGTTGATGTCCTGTCTTTGGCCTTGGACTTGTGGCTCTGTCTCCCCACACCCTCCTGGCTCTCCACATCAGATGTGTTGCCGGAAGAACTGTCCTATAGATTAAAAGAATTAAACAGGTGGAGGATCAGTGAAGGACAAATGATATAGCACTGCTGTGCGAGAGAGCATATCCATGACGAGGTAACTGTGATGGAGGTTAGTGACTTTGACATGAGACCTAGGATCAGTCTCACAGTTGGGCATTTCAGACTTCAGTGTGTTACCAAACTGTAATGTGGATCCATTGCTTCACTTTCCTTGCACTGTTTGTGTTAAAAAGCTTAGAAAGGTTTAACTTCTCccttcccagccaatcaaatcACTCTGTGAAAATACCCAACAGGGCGATGTAAAATGAAGAGTGAGTAATCACATACAAACATGAGTAAGAGGCAACTAGATTGGCTCATTTATGACTAATGAAAGCTTGGGTAGTTTGCCTTGTGATTAATCAAAATATTCATGGACAGCAGTGACACCTACAATAGAAGTCACTCTTTGTTTTAGTTAACTTTTTGGTTAAAGTAGCATCCAGTTACTCTATacttctgattttctttttgtgaatATCTGGTTAAATAGAAAATCTATACAATAAACTAAACCTCTTTCATCGGATTAATATTACTCCCATAACAAATTCATATAGCTGTGCACAAAATACTGTCTTACAGATGAGTTCTTGATCTTCTTGTCATCCTTGCCATCCTCAGCGTCGTCTGAGTCAGGCTCTGAGTCCGGTGCAGGAAGCTCTGGATCCAGTGGAGGTTCGAACAGAGCTGTGTTCAGCGGCAAGTACCGCAGCTCATTGGGAGAGTATCTGTCATACATCAAAATAACAGAGGATCAGGGCGAAACCTTTGATACATTGCACCGAACAGTAATTAGAAGTGAAAGTACTTATTTTAGTGGGTGCCGTACTTTTTGTAATAGTCTTGGAACTGTCCTGGTATAAGAGCCACAGGGTAGGGCCCTGTCCTGGTTAGCTCTGGAGCCAGCACCTTAAACCTGCCCTGGGGCACCTGGATGATCTGggacaacaaaacacaacacatataagaaaatttaaaaaaacaaacaaaaacctcaacaacaaaaaagacagtTTGTTGTGGCATTCATAAGCCTCTAATCAGCTATAACCACATATACAATTATGTCattcaattttacttttttgacaCCTGTGCACCATCTAACAAATTTTGATCTAACCAATGTGAATATATCAGTGTATCACGAGTCATTTTAAACTACATAGTGCCATACACGGATTTTCTCTTTATAGAGAAACATCACAGAGAAAGAAGTAATGATGTTTTAAGAGAAAAACCTGCACCGCTAGGGCATAAAACTGGAGAATTTCCAGTTGAAGTAAGTGAAACAATAGCCTCCAAAGAGGAAGCCAAAAAAAGCTTTGCaagctgtttttggttttgggagacagacatccgctctgctttctttttttgataaaTGCCTGAAATTTAAATTAAGTCATCTATTGGGCTATTActaaaaccctgaaaaaaacaacaactttagtTTGGATTTACATGTGTCTGGAGGTCAAAGTAAGCTCTCCTCTCTTCCATGCGCTCCCTGTTGAAGTTACTGTTGAACTCGGCAGCTTTTTTTGCTGCCTTCTTTATGTACTCGGGGACTTTGCTGGCCTCCACCTTCTGAGGGTTCTGCTGTTGCATTTGCtatgaaagaataaagaatgttagaaatatatttGGAGATGTATGCAGAAGATTTTCATTACACTTTAGATGAAAATAATGTGGCCCTACTTCTACAGgatctttttttgttgcttgtgAACTTACGGAGTACTCTTTTGCTATTCTCTGTCGCTCCCTCTCCTGCAGTATGACAGAATACTCTGAATGTTTAGTGGGATATTCCTTTATCATCAGATCGATCACCTCATCACTCCTCAGAGCTGTCAAACCTGAAGAACAGGAAAGAAACGGAAAGATGTTACCTTCTAATATCACAACTGGAACAGCGGTCGAGTCTGAGTTTGAAGGACTGGTTTCTACCCAGAGTGCATTGTGTCTCAGTGATGACATTCTGTTCACGAAGGTAGAGCTTCTCTTTGTGGGACAAGTCTCTCCTCTCCatatctaaaaagaaacagaaaagcacaaaCCAACACCACCAGTTAATATCTTAGAGTAACTctttacaacaaaaaacaggtaaacacaaaaaaatctcaCTTCTTACCAGGATACTTCCTCTTGAACGATGTGACTCCCAGATACTCGCTGACCTGCTCCTGCAGCATATAGTACTCTCCTGTATCGTCTGGTGGCCATTTGTATTCCGTCAGGTTTTCTGCTGGGAAATACGTCGGACtggaaaggaaggttggagggACAACAGAGTTTGATGATTGGACAAGATTTTGTAAGATTAATCTTTGCTGATATAGACAAAAAAATCGCCATTGGAAGAACTAAATAGACATCAATACTGACAGTTACAGCTTTTAGGGTTTATCATATACAAGTATATTTTGGggatatatattaaaataaaaagaatgtgACATATGGTAACAACAAATTTTCTGTCCTACTTGGTTGTCAAGAATGCTTGAAAATTATGCCAGTGGATGTTTCTTGCCGAATGCCAAACCAGCTTACCCAAGATCTTGACTTGAGGTATCACAGCTTCGAGAGCTGTCCCCTGAACCCATTCTCCTTCTCTTGGGAGGTTGGCTGCCATCATTGGACACTTCTTCTATGACATCCTCCttcagaggaaaagaaaaatcagaattAATTTTTAACATTACATAATGTGATGTTTGAAAACTCCAGAGCATGAAGTATATCCACAAAGCTTTTAGGAGCTTTCTGATTTTGTATTCGACACTTTTATGACACAGAAATGAATAGAGCCcaaattcatttttgcttgGTAAACCTGAACCCTAGGACTCATAATTGCAGGATTCATCTTCCTGTTGCTACAACAAATTTTAACATGTGATTCTCCAAGTGGGGGGCCCATCTGACCCACTTGGTTCCTGAAAGAGTTTCCATTCTATCATCGCTTAAGACCAATTTGCCTTGAGAGACCCCACTAGAGGCTCCCAGGATCACTTGGTTGACACCATGTTAATGTGACAATTCATGGAGGGACTACGACACCTCCTAGATGAGTTGTTTCATATTCTAAGATAAGACCCAGGATGTGCTGGAAAGATTActtctctcagctggcctggtaACAGCTTAGTATCCCACCAAGAAAAGATAGAAGAGGGGGCCAGGGAGAGAGAGGTCTGGGCATCTCTGCTCAGCCTGCTGTATCCACAAATCAGGCCCACTTAATGGCTGAGCAGTGCATACTTTTACTATTAATGAAtcacagtgtatttaaaccgAGTGTGATTTTCTGTATATGCTCCACAGGCAtgagataaaaatcacacacagtGCACACTACTGCTATTTTAGACATGATAGTATTTCCCGGCCTGATGAAAACTTTTTAAACAACTGCAAAAGTTAACATTCAGAGATTTAGCCAGTTTAATACAGAGGGTTCATTTTGAAACACACTAAAAAATGATTTCAGATAAGGATATTTTCCCTCTTACATCAACACGAAGCTTTATTCAATATTATTGACGGTTAGATTATAGAGTTAGATTATAATTACTTTTTATGCTAAATACAGACCAAAACATGTATGAGTTTACACGCCAGAACTGGCTGACAGAAGGAGCACAAATTGTCAAATCACTTATAATATTACGACATTAAACGTCGCGTTTTTACTTAGATCATTCAAAACGTACACAGCCCAGATCACTGCAGATACATAAAACGAGGAAATTCAAACCGAACGAGCTAACTAACCAATTACtacacagctgaaaacaaaggaGGGACGCTAATGTGGCTACTGATCATCAATCATGGACTAAAGTGTCCCATAAATGGCCAGTTAGCTATTAGCTCAGGCTATAGCCGTACAGAGCCGAGGGAACTGAGCAAACAGTGACtcgtgtttttattattagtattattaatattgttatGGCGTACAAATGTCACCTTTATGGATTGTGCTCCGGGGGTAGCGGGGTTGCTATCGCAGGGCGGCCTGACGGGGAGCACAGCAGCCATATTTTTTGCTAAATGATTTCTGCAGCTAGGCTAGCATACTAGCTCGTTACTCCTTCGTTGGTGAAGTTTCGCGGCTGTTGGCGAGCGTTGAAACATGGCCGACACCTGCTGGACTGGACGCGTGACTTCAGGACAGGACTGGGACTGTGTGGTATAATCTCGATTTATCTTAATTATTATAGACAGTTAAAGTGAATTCATGGTCGTTACAGTCTGCATAAATTAAAACTACGTTTGATGAGAAGTTTGAACAAGTTTGAGTTATATTAACCCTTACATGCTGTTCACGTGTCATTTCTTTGACAACGTGGTTTAGGCCAGTTTTGACATAGGCCAAGAATTCCCTCATAAAAAGTACCTACAACGAATTTTGATCCACACAGTAGCGGGGTTTGATATAGGCGACATGGGCGGTTGCCCAGGGCAACATCGTGATGGGGGCGTGATAATACATACTTATAATTttcaccgatgttttttcgaaattctatgcGCGAAAAGTGGACAAACATTTCTTATCTATGATTTAATTCGTTATTATTAAatccaagggcgtagatttgacATGaacggaagggacatgtccccaccaatattcAGCGATTATTaaattgtccccaccaataatttgatctatTCCAGTTGTGACGGCCAGTGGGCTggccttgtgtttttctttttccttttcctgtttcttgcaggtaggtggagctgacccaattattgatgcagcacacctgagaGGCCAGTCCCAGTCCCATATATAAAGACACCTTGACTGAACCAGGGTGGCTGGCTTTTGGCTCCCTCTGGCACgtgttatgtttatttggaAGTTTCAGTTATGGCTGTTATGTCCTTTAACTTGT comes from Astatotilapia calliptera chromosome 1, fAstCal1.2, whole genome shotgun sequence and encodes:
- the phf10 gene encoding PHD finger protein 10 isoform X1; translated protein: MFVHFSRIEFRKNIGENYKYVLSRPHHDVALGNRPCRLYQTPLLCGSKFVEDVIEEVSNDGSQPPKRRRMGSGDSSRSCDTSSQDLGPTYFPAENLTEYKWPPDDTGEYYMLQEQVSEYLGVTSFKRKYPDMERRDLSHKEKLYLREQNVITETQCTLGLTALRSDEVIDLMIKEYPTKHSEYSVILQERERQRIAKEYSQMQQQNPQKVEASKVPEYIKKAAKKAAEFNSNFNRERMEERRAYFDLQTHIIQVPQGRFKVLAPELTRTGPYPVALIPGQFQDYYKKYSPNELRYLPLNTALFEPPLDPELPAPDSEPDSDDAEDGKDDKKIKNSSDSSSGNTSDVESQEGVGRQSHKSKAKDRTSTTGKDGSQRHSASQKATAGYKPKVIPSDICGICQKGKEANKKGKPEALIHCSECENSGHPSCLDMSEELVSMIQTYRWQCMECKTCTVCQQPHHEDEMMFCDMCDRGYHTFCVGMDSIPTGLWICEVCDKNFTTPKKKGGAKTPKKNKSAQK
- the phf10 gene encoding PHD finger protein 10 isoform X2, coding for MAAVLPVRPPCDSNPATPGAQSIKEDVIEEVSNDGSQPPKRRRMGSGDSSRSCDTSSQDLGPTYFPAENLTEYKWPPDDTGEYYMLQEQVSEYLGVTSFKRKYPDMERRDLSHKEKLYLREQNVITETQCTLGLTALRSDEVIDLMIKEYPTKHSEYSVILQERERQRIAKEYSQMQQQNPQKVEASKVPEYIKKAAKKAAEFNSNFNRERMEERRAYFDLQTHIIQVPQGRFKVLAPELTRTGPYPVALIPGQFQDYYKKYSPNELRYLPLNTALFEPPLDPELPAPDSEPDSDDAEDGKDDKKIKNSSDSSSGNTSDVESQEGVGRQSHKSKAKDRTSTTGKDGSQRHSASQKATAGYKPKVIPSDICGICQKGKEANKKGKPEALIHCSECENSGHPSCLDMSEELVSMIQTYRWQCMECKTCTVCQQPHHEDEMMFCDMCDRGYHTFCVGMDSIPTGLWICEVCDKNFTTPKKKGGAKTPKKNKSAQK